One genomic window of Pungitius pungitius chromosome 11, fPunPun2.1, whole genome shotgun sequence includes the following:
- the dap3 gene encoding 28S ribosomal protein S29, mitochondrial: MSPIMALHRLSFRLRPAVTHVRSLHSSGCGQQQEAVAVEPEPLSVFRTRENDPACQSERQIGQYYTLPSADIRTLFPHGLPRRYQLQMKTFNEASMMVRQPALEVISYLKAADYSKPSLRYLFYGLKGSGKTMSLCHALHFCYTQGWLVLHVPDAHIWVKNCKELLPSSYNTSRFDQPLQASEWLRNFRNTNEHFLSKIKTRQRYSWTKREFTEEGSPLVQLVDQGISRVKSSSDVVGAVMKELRAQSGQPESNFRLAVAVDGVNALWGRSTIRKEDKSPVDPEELTLVHNLKKLMTNSWTGGAIITTLSQTGSLFTPKSSYLPQELLGERGFDSLDPFIPVSVPNYSEKEFESCYLYYMDRQWLQHPQGRTEEGKKEIIFLSNRNPSMLDRICAFL, encoded by the exons ATGTCGCCG ATCATGGCGCTGCACAGGCTGTCCTTCCGACTACGGCCCGCG GTAACACATGTACGGTCCCTTCACTCCAGTGGATgtgggcagcagcaggaggctgtGGCTGTGGAGCCGGAGCCGCTCTCCGTTTTCAGAACACGGGAGAATGATCCA GCGTGTCAGTCAGAGAGACAAATCGGACAGTATTACACGCTGCCCTCGGCAGACATCCGCACTCTGTTCCCTCACGGCCTCCCTCGGCGCTATCAACTACAG ATGAAGACGTTTAATGAGGCTTCTATGATGGTGAGGCAGCCGGCTCTAGAGGTCATCTCCTACCTGAAGGCAGCCGACTACAGCAAACCTTCTCTGCGCTATTTATTCT ATGGGTTGAAGGGCAGTGGGAAGACGATGTCTCTCTGTCACGCGCTCCACTTCTGCTACACACAGGGATGGTTGGTGCTGCATGTTCCTGATG CTCACATCTGGGTGAAGAACTGCAAAGAGCTGCTGCCCTCCTCCTATAACACCTCCCGCTTTGATCAACCATTACAAGCCTCCGAATGGTTACGCAACTTCAGAAACACCAATGAGCACTTCCTTTCAAAG ATAAAGACACGGCAGCGCTATTCATGGACAAAGAGAGAGTTCACGGAGGAGGGAAGTCCACTCGTGCAGCTGGTGGATCAG GGAATATCTCGTGTGAAGAGCAGCAGCGACGTGGTGGGAGCAGTGATGAAGGAGCTGAGGGCGCAAAGCGGGCAGCCAGAGTCAAACTTCCGCCTGGCTGTGGCTGTTGACGGCGTCAACGCCCTGTGGGGAAGATCCACCATCCGGAAGGAGGATAAGAGTCCT GTGGATCCAGAGGAGCTCACTTTGGTTCATAACCTCAAAAAGCTGATGACGAACAGCTGG ACTGGAGGCGCCATCATCACCACATTGTCTCAGACGGGGTCTCTCTTCACTCCAAAATCCTCCTATTTGCCTCAAGAGCTGCTTGGGGAG AGGGGCTTTGACAGCCTGGACCCGTTCATCCCGGTGTCTGTGCCCAACTACAGCGAGAAGGAGTTTGAGAGCTGTTACCTCTATTATATGGACCGCCAGTGGCTGCAGCATCCACAGG GTCGAacggaggaaggaaagaaagaaatcatcTTTTTAAGCAACAGAAATCCATCAATGTTGGACAGAATTTGTGCCTTCCTATGA
- the gba1 gene encoding lysosomal acid glucosylceramidase: protein MASVLLALVLLAAEVTLSKGSNQCVARNLGHDSVVCECNSTYCDSVGSVALPPLGQYSSYLSSLAGSRLEAGRGQVRVNSTGAGLRLTVVPDQKYQKIRGFGGAMTDAAAINILSLSAGAQDQLLRQYFSPEGIGYSVVRVPMASCDFSTRLYTYADTPGDYNLDNFTLAPEDVKMKIPLLQRAQALSPRPLSLLASAWSAPAWMKTNGALIGKGSLRGRPGGKEHKTWAQYYIRFLEEYAKYNLTFWALTTGNEPSAGHLTNYSFQALGFTPEEQRDWVALDLGPALHASSHPRTHVLILDDNRLLLPHWAKVVLNDIHAGRFIHGVAVHWYMDGLVPAEMSLGAVHHLYPEYYLFGTEACAGWSSLDRGVKLGSWDRAEQYAHDIIGDLNHYVVGWTDWNLALDQTGGPNWVKNFVDSPVIVDARRDVFYKQPHFYSMAHFSKFLWEGSQRVGVFASQKTELEYTGFIRPDGSVVLIVLNRSPSVIQFEVGDLAVGFISSTAPARSLLTLAWNTH from the exons ATGGCATCTGTGCTTTTGGCCCTTGTGCTCCTCGCGGCAGAAGTGACCCTCTCTAAAG GAAGCAATCAATGTGTTGCCAGAAACCTGGGCCATGACTCTGTggtgtgtgagtgcaactccaCCTACTGTGACAGCGTGGGGTCCGTCGCTTTGCCTCCGTTGGGCCAGTACTCCTCCTACCTGAGCAGCTTGGCCGGCAGCAGGCTGGAGGCGGGCCGGGGCCAGGTCCGGGTGAACAGCACCGGCGCAG GCCTCAGGTTGACCGTCGTTCCCGACCAGAAGTACCAGAAGATCAGGGGGTTCGGTGGAGCTATGACGGACGCGGCCGCCATCAACATCCTGTCTCTGTCAGCTGGTGCACAGGACCAGCTGCTGCGCCAGTATTTCTCCCCTGAAG GTATCGGCTACAGCGTGGTGCGCGTCCCCATGGCCAGCTGTGACTTCTCCACCCGTCTGTACACGTACGCCGACACACCTGGAGACTACAACCTGGACAATTTCACACTGGCCCCTGAGGACGTCAAAATGAAG ATCCCTCTCCTGCAGCGCGCTCAGGCCTTGTCTCCTCGCCCCCTGTCTCTGCTGGCCAGCGCCTGGAGCGCCCCCGCCTGGATGAAAACTAACGGTGCTCTCATAGGAAAGGGCTCCCTGAGGGGCCGGCCCGGGGGCAAGGAGCACAAAACCTGGGCTCAGTACTATATCAG gtTCCTTGAGGAATATGCTAAATATAACTTGACCTTCTGGGCTCTGACTACAGGGAATGAGCCCTCTGCAGGACACTTGACAAACTACAG TTTCCAGGCTCTTGGCTTCACTcctgaggagcagagggacTGGGTGGCTCTGGACCTGGGCCCTGCCCTGCATGCTTCttcacacccacgcacacacgtcCTCATCCTGGATGACAAccgcctgctgctgcctcaCTGGGCCAAAGTG GTCCTAAATGACATTCATGCAGGAAGGTTCATTCACGGCGTGGCGGTTCACTGGTACATGGACGGCCTCGTCCCAGCAGAGATGAGCCTCGGAGCCGTCCATCATCTGTACCCGGAGTATTACCTGTTTGGCACGGAGGCCTGTGCTGGGTGGAGCTCGCTGGACCGAGGGGTGAAGCTGGGTAGCTGGGACCGGGCGGAACAGTACGCTCACGACATCATAGGG GACTTGAATCATTACGTGGTGGGTTGGACTGACTGGAACCTGGCTTTGGACCAAACTGGTGGGCCAAACTGGGTTAAAAACTTCGTGGACAGCCCCGTCATAGTGGATGCTCGGCGGGATGTCTTCTACAAGCAGCCACACTTCTACAGCATGGCGCACTTCAG TAAGTTCCTGTGGGAAGGGTCTCAGAGAGTGGGAGTGTTTGCCAGTCAGAAAACTGAGCTGGAATACACTGGGTTTATCAGACCCGACGGCTCAGTAGTGCTCATCGTACTCAACAG GTCACCCTCAGTGATCCAGTTTGAAGTCGGGGATCTCGCTGTGGGCTTCATCTCCTCCACGGCACCGGCTCGGTCGCTGCTCACACTGGCTTGGAACACACACTGA